Genomic DNA from Plasmodium yoelii strain 17X genome assembly, chromosome: 3:
tttttcatcatattttacgtttttttttacataattttcACCCGTTACTGCATATATAAACAGAtggaaattatatatatacttattgTTATAACGAATAGTGGGAGCAAACAATATTACTCACATGCAtaaacatgtatatataaatatatacattctaTATACATGTTTATACATTGCTgctatatttatgtttttttttttttttttttttttttttttttttttattaaagtGGCTACTGTATTTTCCActttcaaaatatatatgattaaaTAAGttgaaaacaaaatataatagcttgaatttttttctacaatagtgtatataatataatgcAATGGTAATGGAAATATAATGTAATGGCAATATTTAACAGATTTGGGGAGTGCGCAATGCATACAAATTAATATGTGGCATGTATACACAATTTGTTCGtgcttttaaaaaaaaatacattcctatatagtaatatatataaataataagtcaaaaaaaaaaaaaaaattacatgcTTAGTACCTGTTTTATgcaatgttatatatacaatatttaatttgaaaagatttatatttttaatgcttctttgatttatttaattaaaacaGTTAACGCATTCTTATAAAattgcattttttatatttttcctatttttcatatttttaatatttttcctatttttcatatttttaatatttttcctatttttcatatttttcatattttcctacatttttcattttcctacatttttcattttcctatttttccatttttgatttttttttcccactTGACTGAAACTGACAAAATGGCCATCGAAGTTGATGAGGAAACCCTGAAAATCGCCAAagaatttcaaaaaaaaaatgaagaagaaataaaatcaaaaaaactAAAACCCGAAACTATACAGTTAGATAGCCCAAGTtctaatttaataaaaataaatgaagcATCATGTAGAggaagaataaaaatatctaATCTTTTAAATGCCCCAATAAGTGAAactgaatataataataaagataaaattgaaaaaaataaatatattgacCAATTAGTAGTTGTATGTGGATGGAGTAAAGCTGTTAGAAAACAAGGAGGTGGTAGATTCTGTTTTGTAAATTTAAATGATGGGTCATGTCAtttaaatttacaaatagttgtaaatcaaaatatagataattatgataaattattaaaatgtgGAATTGGATGTTGTTTTAGATTTACCGGGACCTTAATTTTATCTCCTGTACAAAATACAGAAAAAAAAGGATTATTAAATCAAAATGTTGAATTAACATTAACAGATAATTCTATACATAGTTTTGAAATATATGGAGAAAATTTAGATCCTCAAAAATATCCactttcaaaaaaaaatcatgGAAAAGAATTTTTAAGAGAAGTTGCACATCTACGTCCTCGTAGTTATTTTATAAGTTCAGTAATGAGAATACGAAATGCCTTAATGTTATCtacacatttattttttcaaagtCGAGGTTTTATATGTATTCAGACTCCTTTGATAACTACATCTGATTGTGAAGGAGGTGGGGAAATGTTTACAGTAACAACCCTTTTTAATGAAGAGGGTGATATTAATTCAATTcctaaaacaaaaaaaaaaataaataataatcaaaTAGTAAAAAGAGAAGATCAAAATACAAATGAATtagaaacaaataataatacaaatcaATATATAgttgattttaaaaaagatTTTTTTAGCAAACAAGCTTTTTTGACAGTTAGTGGGCAACTATCCTTAGAAAATTTATGTTCTTCTATGGGTgatgtatatacatttggACCAACATTTAGAGCAGAAAATTCTCATACATCTAGACATCTAGCTGAATTTTGGATGATAGAACCTGAAATGGCATTTGCtgatatatatgataatatgGAAGTAGCTGAAgcttatattaaatattgtaTCCGTTATGTtttaaataacaattttcatgatatatattattttgaagaaaatgttgaaaaaggATTAATAGAtagattaaaaaatattttaaatgataattttGCTAAAATTACATATACAAATGCTATAgatttattaacaaaatattctaataattttgaaGTACCAATTAAATGGGGTATGGATCTACAATCAGAACATGAAAGGTTTATATCTgaacaaatttttaaaaaaccagttattgtttataattatccaaaagatttaaaagctttttatatgaaattaaatgatgataataaaactGTTGCAGCTATGGATGTTCTTGTTCCCAAAATCGGAGAAGTTATTGGTGGATCTCAAAGAGAAGATAATTTAGAATTATTagataaaatgataaatgaaaaaaaattaaatattgaaAGTTATTGGTGGTATAGACAATTAAGAAAATATGGAACACATCCACATTCTGGATTCGGTTTAGGGTTCGAAAGATTAATTATGTTAGTTACCGGTGTTGATAACATTAAGGATACCATCCCTTTCCCAAGATATCACGGCCATGCTGAATTTTAGGTGCGCCACACAAACCGTGAACCATCCATACCTTTCACCAAACCGTGAATCATCCATACTTTTCAccaaaccctgaaccctcgtttttacatttttcattttgcaccaaaccctgaaccctcgttttttcatttttcactTTTCATTTTCACTTTGCACTTTTCGTTTGTGAGGACGGGACTGGCTGCTGCGAGTGCGACTCGTCCATGAGACAAAATAGTGCACtgcttaaaaataaaaaataaaaaacttgaaaataaaaaataaaaaataagttaaaaaatatagtaaaaatagAGA
This window encodes:
- a CDS encoding asparagine--tRNA ligase, putative, which gives rise to MAIEVDEETLKIAKEFQKKNEEEIKSKKLKPETIQLDSPSSNLIKINEASCRGRIKISNLLNAPISETEYNNKDKIEKNKYIDQLVVVCGWSKAVRKQGGGRFCFVNLNDGSCHLNLQIVVNQNIDNYDKLLKCGIGCCFRFTGTLILSPVQNTEKKGLLNQNVELTLTDNSIHSFEIYGENLDPQKYPLSKKNHGKEFLREVAHLRPRSYFISSVMRIRNALMLSTHLFFQSRGFICIQTPLITTSDCEGGGEMFTVTTLFNEEGDINSIPKTKKKINNNQIVKREDQNTNELETNNNTNQYIVDFKKDFFSKQAFLTVSGQLSLENLCSSMGDVYTFGPTFRAENSHTSRHLAEFWMIEPEMAFADIYDNMEVAEAYIKYCIRYVLNNNFHDIYYFEENVEKGLIDRLKNILNDNFAKITYTNAIDLLTKYSNNFEVPIKWGMDLQSEHERFISEQIFKKPVIVYNYPKDLKAFYMKLNDDNKTVAAMDVLVPKIGEVIGGSQREDNLELLDKMINEKKLNIESYWWYRQLRKYGTHPHSGFGLGFERLIMLVTGVDNIKDTIPFPRYHGHAEF